Proteins from one Planctomycetota bacterium genomic window:
- a CDS encoding zonular occludens toxin domain-containing protein: MSSILYILAWPLGVVLALILGVAAFAKWWSLTNGAASPPATGVRIWEGKPGSGKSYGVVGRILEYLRHDRRPVYTNLPLRFPVVRQYLRNRRQPELAGFIVPLSEPHMRLWLQRFAGLAKHCEEREKLGVSRSAAEAEWFEDNGRHIPRWYTRDDFAASVARDGLDRSAADSLFDALHEQQGYEAAEVNRMAGREIVKSVEGRLRPNWIPYGAVIIVDELHKWFDQRDQREEVRELLDTLSMHRHGLYRIEVLSQTIMQMNKVFRDMADEVIICQDLRKVRLIFGLRWPLPTFRYSLVSAVELGPELRQRHDVKPEKTWVLAPWLDGGRLWRFYDSFTHAGSKRALDKRLAATKAEAEGKYHDPEKRKKAMAQRHARFSFFGLLGKTVVVLGVVVLAYRSGRSSGESAAAEVHAAVEANASQTDSKLEDVESRLLSLIRTSADEPGVASATPAVGPPLSTSPTGEVYGVRLVGISNEVAFLEGGRRLQEGERIGGWLYVGVQEGAAGFLYDNVFRSVAVGSPVPPGSVLPPDRRSRFGGLLRPGRETRRTASVAE; encoded by the coding sequence ATGTCCTCGATCCTGTACATCCTCGCGTGGCCGCTGGGCGTCGTGCTGGCGTTGATCCTCGGCGTGGCGGCGTTCGCGAAGTGGTGGTCGTTGACCAACGGCGCTGCGTCACCCCCGGCAACGGGCGTCCGCATCTGGGAGGGTAAGCCGGGCTCTGGCAAGTCCTACGGCGTGGTTGGGCGCATCCTCGAGTACCTCCGGCACGATCGTCGGCCGGTCTACACGAACCTCCCGTTGCGTTTCCCTGTTGTTCGCCAGTACCTGAGGAACCGCCGGCAGCCAGAGCTGGCGGGTTTCATAGTTCCGTTGTCCGAGCCGCACATGAGGCTCTGGCTCCAACGCTTTGCCGGCCTCGCGAAGCACTGCGAAGAGCGCGAGAAGCTTGGCGTGAGTCGTTCCGCAGCGGAGGCGGAGTGGTTCGAAGATAACGGCAGGCACATCCCACGCTGGTACACGCGTGACGACTTCGCCGCGTCGGTGGCCCGCGACGGGCTCGACCGTTCCGCAGCGGATTCGTTGTTCGATGCGCTGCACGAACAGCAGGGATATGAGGCGGCTGAGGTAAATCGAATGGCGGGTCGTGAGATCGTTAAGTCGGTGGAAGGGCGGTTGCGACCGAACTGGATTCCGTATGGCGCCGTGATCATTGTCGATGAGCTTCATAAGTGGTTTGATCAACGGGACCAACGGGAGGAAGTTCGCGAGTTGCTTGACACATTGAGCATGCATCGACATGGCTTGTACCGAATTGAGGTACTGAGTCAGACGATCATGCAAATGAACAAGGTGTTTCGCGACATGGCCGATGAGGTCATCATTTGCCAAGACCTTCGGAAAGTGCGGCTCATCTTCGGCCTCCGATGGCCACTCCCGACATTCCGGTACAGCCTTGTTTCAGCAGTTGAGCTTGGTCCTGAGCTGCGCCAGCGTCACGACGTCAAACCTGAGAAGACGTGGGTGCTTGCACCTTGGCTTGACGGTGGCAGATTGTGGCGGTTCTACGACTCATTCACGCACGCGGGAAGCAAGCGAGCACTCGACAAACGACTTGCGGCGACAAAGGCCGAAGCGGAAGGGAAGTATCATGATCCTGAAAAGAGAAAGAAAGCAATGGCACAGCGACACGCACGGTTTTCGTTCTTTGGGCTCCTCGGAAAAACGGTCGTTGTTCTCGGGGTCGTTGTACTTGCGTACCGGTCTGGCCGGTCGTCTGGTGAATCAGCTGCTGCCGAAGTGCATGCGGCTGTTGAGGCGAACGCTTCACAAACAGATTCGAAGCTGGAAGACGTCGAATCCCGGCTTCTTTCTCTCATTCGGACGTCAGCCGACGAGCCGGGAGTCGCGTCAGCGACCCCGGCCGTCGGCCCACCGCTGTCCACTTCCCCGACCGGAGAGGTCTACGGCGTTCGTCTCGTCGGCATCTCGAACGAGGTCGCGTTCCTCGAAGGCGGTAGGCGTCTTCAGGAAGGTGAGCGGATCGGCGGGTGGCTTTACGTCGGGGTGCAAGAGGGTGCAGCAGGGTTTCTGTACGACAATGTCTTCCGCAGCGTTGCGGTCGGCTCTCCGGTTCCGCCTGGCTCTGTGCTCCCTCCTGACCGCAGGAGCCGTTTCGGTGGGCTGCTACGCCCCGGCCGAGAAACTCGGCGAACGGCGTCCGTTGCTGAATGA
- a CDS encoding PEP-CTERM sorting domain-containing protein (PEP-CTERM proteins occur, often in large numbers, in the proteomes of bacteria that also encode an exosortase, a predicted intramembrane cysteine proteinase. The presence of a PEP-CTERM domain at a protein's C-terminus predicts cleavage within the sorting domain, followed by covalent anchoring to some some component of the (usually Gram-negative) cell surface. Many PEP-CTERM proteins exhibit an unusual sequence composition that includes large numbers of potential glycosylation sites. Expression of one such protein has been shown restore the ability of a bacterium to form floc, a type of biofilm.), with protein sequence MIDQSVHVLCANQWSITDEKTGVLIEGTKIMYTDGSRDDKPTKRGTRVHQVSGPKEMFNDFDNLPGDYTVSFSLNGKYIRPEKARPIRKATEDDAPTNGRLSKVTSAAGVAFVLFVGMLAGDTHAAVIDGVTVPDEVTFEFPGTSFEPVTFSEPSEFAGNISYDTTTYGFGQLLVEVSRGEADRASVGFASQDFSSIIEADANFTATTDVSFGDLVYTVTSSSGGFTFGTVTSFDGPPVVPEPTSGLAATGLIGFLSLRRRRPMSTCWVRSSGSAF encoded by the coding sequence ATGATCGATCAAAGCGTGCACGTGCTCTGTGCAAATCAGTGGTCCATTACGGACGAGAAAACCGGTGTTCTCATAGAGGGAACGAAGATCATGTACACCGATGGCAGTCGTGACGACAAGCCGACGAAGCGTGGTACGCGGGTTCACCAAGTGTCAGGCCCCAAGGAGATGTTCAACGATTTCGACAATCTGCCGGGCGACTACACGGTGTCGTTTTCGTTGAACGGGAAGTACATCCGGCCGGAAAAGGCGCGACCGATTCGGAAGGCGACTGAGGATGACGCACCAACGAACGGGCGCCTGTCGAAGGTGACGAGTGCTGCTGGTGTAGCGTTTGTGCTGTTCGTCGGGATGTTGGCAGGTGACACGCATGCGGCTGTTATTGACGGCGTCACGGTTCCCGACGAGGTCACGTTCGAGTTCCCGGGTACGTCGTTTGAGCCCGTTACCTTTTCTGAACCAAGTGAATTTGCGGGGAACATTAGTTACGATACGACAACTTACGGCTTTGGTCAGTTACTCGTTGAGGTATCGCGCGGCGAGGCGGATCGAGCTTCCGTCGGGTTCGCGAGTCAAGACTTTAGCTCGATCATCGAAGCCGACGCGAACTTCACGGCGACGACGGACGTTAGTTTTGGCGATCTCGTGTACACGGTTACGAGTTCCTCGGGCGGTTTCACGTTTGGGACGGTGACTTCGTTCGACGGGCCACCGGTCGTTCCTGAACCGACTTCAGGCCTTGCCGCGACGGGGCTTATTGGTTTTTTGTCACTCAGACGACGGCGTCCTATGTCGACATGTTGGGTCCGGTCGTCGGGTTCGGCATTTTGA
- a CDS encoding replication initiation factor domain-containing protein codes for MNRAGLYEQEAADERDRKRVEWEESEQAPRSVSRGANWQRSLDVPIRNGRKTPVSIGIDWLRCTAPHAAHEHIKRLLEELFGPGEKCRGQHLYTEGLSFAHGARLFRDATPDGHSGWSVMLELGGEPCGELGLGRVLMVLDAVIANGGRCRRLDVAADFRAEEGEPDIKLIDRMEKACLAGELTHARVFHRDTRRQTAKGVRGGIVTGDMLTLGSRQGSGRYGRCYDKGLESGQAERGRWVRFETEFTHNVAEFVAIELNGSWVDALERNDGQLDHAALVDEAGVILAQRLFGAFDFRSGKAWHVDRKKRAGWWSKLLGDLRVGVARAVRKTSTVASYGRHLGKQLRQAATMAEKAGESLMTTIERIGGVPDRLADARRPAVKEYLAARGLAKPVLRLGTWADGWIEEVRDACAAARVAIYTPEPTPWDTVPN; via the coding sequence ATGAACAGGGCAGGGCTCTACGAGCAGGAAGCCGCCGACGAACGCGATCGGAAGCGTGTCGAATGGGAGGAAAGCGAGCAGGCCCCGCGGTCTGTATCACGCGGGGCAAATTGGCAGCGAAGCCTGGACGTGCCGATCCGCAATGGGCGGAAAACGCCGGTAAGCATCGGCATCGACTGGCTCCGCTGCACGGCTCCGCACGCCGCTCATGAGCACATCAAGCGGTTGCTCGAAGAGCTGTTCGGGCCTGGCGAGAAGTGCCGAGGCCAGCACCTGTACACGGAAGGGCTCTCATTTGCCCACGGTGCCCGATTGTTCCGCGACGCCACGCCAGACGGTCACTCTGGCTGGTCGGTGATGCTCGAGCTCGGAGGCGAGCCGTGCGGCGAATTGGGCCTTGGCCGCGTGCTGATGGTCCTGGACGCCGTCATAGCGAACGGCGGTCGTTGCCGCCGGCTAGATGTTGCTGCCGACTTCCGGGCCGAGGAGGGCGAGCCCGACATCAAGCTCATCGACCGCATGGAAAAAGCTTGCCTCGCCGGCGAGCTGACGCACGCCCGGGTGTTCCACCGCGACACACGCCGGCAGACCGCGAAGGGCGTACGAGGCGGGATCGTGACCGGCGACATGCTCACCCTCGGGAGCCGGCAGGGGAGCGGGAGGTACGGTCGCTGCTACGACAAGGGCCTGGAGTCGGGTCAGGCCGAACGCGGTCGCTGGGTCCGGTTCGAGACGGAGTTCACGCACAACGTTGCCGAGTTCGTAGCTATCGAGCTAAACGGCTCGTGGGTCGATGCGCTGGAGCGAAACGACGGGCAATTGGATCACGCGGCCCTCGTAGACGAGGCGGGCGTCATCCTTGCCCAACGGCTCTTCGGAGCGTTCGACTTCCGATCAGGTAAAGCATGGCACGTCGACCGCAAGAAGCGTGCAGGTTGGTGGTCGAAGCTCCTCGGGGACCTCCGTGTCGGCGTGGCCAGGGCGGTGCGGAAGACGTCGACCGTTGCGTCGTACGGCCGGCACCTTGGAAAGCAGCTCCGCCAGGCCGCGACGATGGCCGAGAAGGCCGGCGAAAGCCTGATGACGACAATTGAGCGGATCGGCGGGGTCCCTGATCGATTAGCAGACGCCAGACGTCCAGCTGTCAAGGAATATCTCGCTGCGCGGGGACTAGCGAAACCAGTATTACGCCTTGGCACTTGGGCCGATGGCTGGATTGAAGAAGTCCGCGACGCATGTGCGGCGGCAAGAGTGGCGATTTACACGCCAGAACCTACCCCATGGGACACGGTCCCGAATTAG